CCGCAGTAGTTCCCAAAGGACACACCGAAGCTGCAATATCTACTCGTTGAGGCAGAATTTTCTGTTCTAGTAACCAGTCAGTGGTTTTCTGAAGATTGGCTATATCTTCTGTACTGGGAAAGACGTAAGACTCCGGGCCGCGATTCTTCGTTGCTTGCTTGGCTACAGCCTGAGAAACTTTTAGTTCTTTAACCATAAAATCGGCCGCAGCATCGCTATGCTGATTCAGCCATTCACCATCTTGACTCAAAGCCGTCAGAGCAGATTTGATGGCTACAGGATTCTCTTTCGCAGCATCACCACGCACAACCAGAATGCCATAGGTAGGAGCAGGGTGTGTAGTCGTGATTCGTCGTGCCTTATGCTCTAGTTCCGCAATGGAAATATAAGGTTCCCAAACTGCCCAAGCATCTACAGAACCTTGGTAAAGAGCAGGTGCCGCATCATTTGGCGACAAGTACACTCGCTGGACTTTTTCTTTGGGGATATTTTCTTTCTCTAATACTTTTAACAACAAGTATTCACCTGCACCTCCTTGATTCACAGCTACTTTTTTACCTATTAAATCAGCAGGTTTACGAATAGAAGAATTACCGCGAACTAAGATGGCATTACCTAAAGAATCGGCTTTAGGACGCTGTACAGAACCAATACATAGCGGCTGTCCCGCAGCAATTCCGGAAATGGTAGGAATATCGCCACATCCACCAATGTCTGCTCGATTACCATTGAGAGCAGCTAGAAGTGTGGCACAACGGTCAAATGGCCCAGTCCATTCAACTTTGATATTTTGAGCTGATAGCTGACGTTCTAAATCACCACGCTGGCGTGAAATGGGAATAATCCCACCTTTTTGGTATCCCAAGCGAACTACATTACTTTTTTCTGTAGTTTGATTGCTACTGACAACTTTTGAGGCGGAATCTGAGTTACCTGCAACCTTAACTGATGGTTGTTGGCTACAACTAGAAACTATCAAACTCAGACATGAAACTGTAACCAAAAAGATTTTATTGGCAGAATACATTTGCCGATCGCGAAAGCTATGCCGTTTTAAATAATTCACCACAATTTATTCCTTCATCTCAATGGTTCAAATTTGAAGCAGCAGCCATATCGATGTCATACGAAAACTTAAACTACTGTAAATTGACTGATATACAGTAGTTTATTGAAATTAGGATACCATCTTTTAATTAGCTACCAAAATCAAGTCAATATTTCTTTATTTCGGAACCAACGAATTAAACCTCAAGAGTTATAGTATGTATGTTATGGCTCGAAGGCTGGTGTAATTGACTAATTTTATAGTTAAAACACAGCTAAGACAGCGCCTTGATATTTTTGATTGATAAAATCTTTGACTCTGCTATCAACTAAGAGTTTATTCAGCTTTTGAATTTTTGGGTCGTTTTCTTGATTCTGCAAAGTGACTAATCCCACCGCATAACGTTTTTGGGCTAATGTCTCTTGGACTAAAGGTTGTAGTTTTAACCCTGCTTGTAGACGTAAACCAGCAGAGAAGACAGCTAAATCGACATCAGGTAAAGAACGCACAATTGCAGGCCCTTCTAACTCCTGAAATTGCAGATTTTTAGGATTAGCAACGATATCTTGGACAGTTGCAAGTTCTCCTGCATTAGTCTTGAGCTTGATTATACCTTGGTCTGCCAGTAATCTTAAAGAGCGATCGCCGTTGCTTCTATCTTTATAAATAGCGATTTTCGCTTTAGCTGGGATGTCATTTAAAGATTTAATTTTCTGAGAATAAATCCCCAGTGGGGTTAAAAAACCAGGATTCAGCATCACCAGATTTAAATTGAGTTGCTTGGCAGCATTCTTCATAAAAGGAATATGCTGAAAATAGTTAGCATCTATTTCTCCATCTTTCAATGCTGCATTTGGTTGTATCCAATCATTAAACTTGACTATCTGGATATCTAAACCTTCATTAGAGGCTAAATTATCTTTTACATATTTCAAAATATCCTCAGAAATTACTGCCCACACTCCTACTTTAACTACCTCTTTTTGTTGATTTACTGTAACTGGAGAGGCTGTTGTATTTGCAGTATTGTTAGATGATGTGCCTCGATCGTTATTACAGGCTGAAACAATCATAGATGCTGCAAAAGAACTAACAGCCATGATTAAAAACCGACGTTTCATCTTAGATGATTCCTCTAAAATACTGGTATTAATCTGCCCTTATATTCTTGATTGATGAAATCTCTAACTTGGGGATTTATAAGCAAGTTATTTAACTTTTGAATTTTTTGTTCATTTTCTCGTCCCTGCAATGTGACTAAAGCAAGAGCATATTTTTTATCCTTAACTGTTTCTGCTCCCATAGAATTAGGTTCTATCCCCGCTAAAGCCACAGTTTGAGCCGAAGAAACAATGAAATCTACATCATTAATCGCTCGAACAACTTGGACACCTTCTAATTCTTTAATTTTCAAACTTTTAGGATTAGCTGCAATATCTCTTTGCGTCACAAATTCGCCAATATTATCTTTTAACTTAATGAGACCATTAGCTGCTAATAATCTCAGTCCTCTATCATTATTAATTACATCATTAGCAATGGTCACAGTGGCATTTTGAGGAATTTCATTAATTGACTTGAGATTTTTAGAAAAAAAGCCCCAGAGTATTTAGATAAATTGTATTCAACGGCACCAGATTAATTTTCAGTTCCTTCGCAGCATTATTCATAAAAGGTTTATGCTGAAAGAAATTAGCATCAATTACCTTATCTCTTAATGCTGTATTAGGCTGTATCCAGTCATTAAATTTTACTACCTCAATTTCTAATTTTTCTTGAGGTGCAAGATTCTTGTTAACAAATTTCAAAATATCTTCGGAAACTATCCCAGTAACCCCTACTTTAATAGTCTCCTCTTCTTCAGCCTTAGCAACAGTTCCAGAAATTCGGCTACAACCTGCAAACAAAAGTGAAGCGGTAAATGCACTTCCTGCTGTCAGGAAGAAACGGCGATTAGTTTTCGTCAAGAAAAGTAAATTTTGCTGTTTCTTCATAAACAAATTTAAAATTGACAATTAATTAAATCTCACGCAAAGACGCAGAGACGCAAAGAATGCAGCAAAGTATCTCTCAAAAAACTCTGCGTACATCTGCGTTAAAAAAATTACTTCTTCCGCAACTGTCGTGCTAACAAATCACCAAAAAACTGGATAATTTGTACTAGCAAAATCAGCACAATAATTGTGGCAAACATGACTCCCACATCAAAACGTTGATAGCCGTATTGAATTGCTAAATTACCCAAGCCACCGCCACCAACAGCCCCAGCCATTGCAGAAGAATTCAAGAGACTCACAATTAAAATTGTCACCCCCAAAACAATCGAGGGTAACGCCTCTGGAATCAAAACTTTTAAAACAATTTGCCAATAGTCGCAACCCATTGCTTCTGCTGCTTCTATTAACCCTTTATCTACTTCGAGAATACTAGTTTCTGCAATGCGTCCAAAGAAGGGAATCGCGGCGAGAGTTAGAGGAACAAGTGCGGCGGTACTACCGATAGAAGTACCAACAATTAATCGCGTTAAAGGTGTGAGGACTACAAGTAAAATAATAAATGGAAAAGAGCGCCCAGTATTAACTATTGCACTTAATATTTTGTTGAGTTTGGGGGCATAGAGAACATTACCAGGGCTAGTCATTACTAACAATAAACCCACAGGTAAACCCAAAAGTATTGCTACAGCAGCGGAGACTCCCACCATGTAAAAAGTCTCCTGACTTGCAAGCAATAAACTGTTAATTAATTCCCATCCTTGCATTAATGCACCTCAACTGCATATTCTGAGTTATGTAAGTATTCCAAAGCTTGCGTTACCTTGATACCTGCAAGTTCAACTTGAAACTGACCGACACGGCGATCGCCTACCGTTTCCACGCTACCATTGAGGATATTCACATCAACATCAAAGCGACGCGCCAAGGTAGTAAATATAGAATTTCTCGCACTTTCGTCAGCAAATGCGACTGTTGCCAAAACTGCTCCAGGACTAGGTATATAGTTATGAGAACGGGGAAAGAACTCTCTAGCTAATAAAGAATCAGGTTGGGATGCTAAATCAGTGACATTACCTTGTTCTACAATCTTCCCAGCATGGAGTATCGCCACACTATCGCAGATTTGTTTGACTACACCCATTTCATGGGTAATCAGCAAAATTGTCAGCCCCATGCGTTTATTCAGGTCACGCAATAGTTCTAAAATTGAGCGTGTCGTTTGGGGATCGAGGGCTGATGTTGCTTCGTCAGAAAGTAATACATTAGGTTCTCCCGCTAAGGCGCGCGCAATTCCCACCCGTTGCTTTTGTCCCCCAGAAAGTTGTGCGGGGTAAGCATTGGCTTTACCTTCCAAACCCACCAATGAAAGCAATTCTTCGACTTTAGCTTTGCGTCGTAATTTGCTATAACCAATCACCTCCAACGGGAAAGCGATATTTTCAGCTACGGTTCTGCAACTGAGTAAATTAAAGTGTTGAAAAATCATTCCTATACGCTGGCGTGCTTGACGCAAAGCTACGCCGCTAAGAGATGTGATTTCTTCTCCATTAACTCTTACGTAACCAGATGTAGGTTTTTCCAATTGATTAACGCAGCGAATTAAAGTACTTTTACCTGCGCCACTTTGTCCTAATACGCCAAAGATTTCCCCTGCTTTAACATGAAGATTTACACCATCTAAAGCGACTATTTTATGTTCGCCTTGATGGTAAATTTTGCGAATATCAATAAACTCTATCATTTACAAACTTCTCCATAGATATTAAGTGAAATTATTTTACTTTTTGCGCCTTTGCGTCTTTGCGTGATACGAACCGCGAAGACACGAAGGGCACAAAGAGAAGAGAGTTTTTAAGGAATAGGAAGTACTGCGCCTTGATATTTTTCTCTAATAAATTGCTTTACTTTGTCATCGCGTAGCAATTTATGCAGTTTTTGAATTCTCGGATCGTTTTCTTTTCCTGCTAATGTAGTTACAGTCACCGCATAAAGTGGATTTTGTGCAGACTCTATTGCTAAAGCATCTTTATCTGTTTTCATCCCAGATTGCACAACCCAATTACCTGTAATTCCTGCTAAATCCACATCAGGAAGAGTAGGGATTGCTTGCGCTCCAGGTATCTCTTTAATTAGCAAGTTTTTCGGATTTTCAATAATATCTTTGGGACTAGCAGGTTGGGAATTGGGTTTGAGTTTAATTAGCTTTGCTTCTTCTAATACTTTTAAAGCGCGATGAGCATTGCTAATATCA
The genomic region above belongs to Calothrix sp. NIES-2098 and contains:
- a CDS encoding aliphatic sulfonate ABC transporter periplasmic ligand-binding protein, with product MVNYLKRHSFRDRQMYSANKIFLVTVSCLSLIVSSCSQQPSVKVAGNSDSASKVVSSNQTTEKSNVVRLGYQKGGIIPISRQRGDLERQLSAQNIKVEWTGPFDRCATLLAALNGNRADIGGCGDIPTISGIAAGQPLCIGSVQRPKADSLGNAILVRGNSSIRKPADLIGKKVAVNQGGAGEYLLLKVLEKENIPKEKVQRVYLSPNDAAPALYQGSVDAWAVWEPYISIAELEHKARRITTTHPAPTYGILVVRGDAAKENPVAIKSALTALSQDGEWLNQHSDAAADFMVKELKVSQAVAKQATKNRGPESYVFPSTEDIANLQKTTDWLLEQKILPQRVDIAASVCPLGTTAAR
- a CDS encoding putative outer membrane protein is translated as MKRRFLIMAVSSFAASMIVSACNNDRGTSSNNTANTTASPVTVNQQKEVVKVGVWAVISEDILKYVKDNLASNEGLDIQIVKFNDWIQPNAALKDGEIDANYFQHIPFMKNAAKQLNLNLVMLNPGFLTPLGIYSQKIKSLNDIPAKAKIAIYKDRSNGDRSLRLLADQGIIKLKTNAGELATVQDIVANPKNLQFQELEGPAIVRSLPDVDLAVFSAGLRLQAGLKLQPLVQETLAQKRYAVGLVTLQNQENDPKIQKLNKLLVDSRVKDFINQKYQGAVLAVF
- a CDS encoding putative lipoprotein encodes the protein MTIANDVINNDRGLRLLAANGLIKLKDNIGEFVTQRDIAANPKSLKIKELEGVQVVRAINDVDFIVSSAQTVALAGIEPNSMGAETVKDKKYALALVTLQGRENEQKIQKLNNLLINPQVRDFINQEYKGRLIPVF
- a CDS encoding putative lipoprotein translates to MKKQQNLLFLTKTNRRFFLTAGSAFTASLLFAGCSRISGTVAKAEEEETIKVGVTGIVSEDILKFVNKNLAPQEKLEIEVVKFNDWIQPNTALRDKVIDANFFQHKPFMNNAAKELKINLVPLNTIYLNTLGLFF
- a CDS encoding putative ABC transporter permease protein, translated to MQGWELINSLLLASQETFYMVGVSAAVAILLGLPVGLLLVMTSPGNVLYAPKLNKILSAIVNTGRSFPFIILLVVLTPLTRLIVGTSIGSTAALVPLTLAAIPFFGRIAETSILEVDKGLIEAAEAMGCDYWQIVLKVLIPEALPSIVLGVTILIVSLLNSSAMAGAVGGGGLGNLAIQYGYQRFDVGVMFATIIVLILLVQIIQFFGDLLARQLRKK
- a CDS encoding ABC transporter ATP-binding protein codes for the protein MIEFIDIRKIYHQGEHKIVALDGVNLHVKAGEIFGVLGQSGAGKSTLIRCVNQLEKPTSGYVRVNGEEITSLSGVALRQARQRIGMIFQHFNLLSCRTVAENIAFPLEVIGYSKLRRKAKVEELLSLVGLEGKANAYPAQLSGGQKQRVGIARALAGEPNVLLSDEATSALDPQTTRSILELLRDLNKRMGLTILLITHEMGVVKQICDSVAILHAGKIVEQGNVTDLASQPDSLLAREFFPRSHNYIPSPGAVLATVAFADESARNSIFTTLARRFDVDVNILNGSVETVGDRRVGQFQVELAGIKVTQALEYLHNSEYAVEVH